Within Desulfovibrio litoralis DSM 11393, the genomic segment ATAACCAAGAATGCGGGTTAAGCTGTGCTGCGTGTAAGCTTGTTTTTCCTATTAAAGACGAAATACCTATTATGCTTAAAGAAGATGCCATTCCTTTTTCAGAATGGGAAAATAAAAAACAACATTTAAACTAAGGCTTAAACTTATAAAAACCTTAAATGGAGAATTTAGGAAAACCATGGTAAACGTTTTATTATCTCTTGCCCCTGTTTTATTAATTATTGTTTTATTAATGCGAAAAACCCCCGCCGATATTGCCGGTTGGTGTGGTTTTATCTTAGCGTTAGGTATTGCCTTTTTCTATTTTAATACTCCGATTGGAGTATTATTAAGAGCCTCAGGTTCTGGATTTTTTGCCTCTTTTCCTGTTGCTCTTTGTAT encodes:
- a CDS encoding Trm112 family protein encodes the protein MALNKELLDILACPVCKGDLELIVIDNQECGLSCAACKLVFPIKDEIPIMLKEDAIPFSEWENKKQHLN